The sequence AGCCGTGTGCCGCGTAGTTGGCCTGGTTCCACGTGATCCACGCCAGTGCCTGCTCCCTGGTCTTTGGCGCGGAGTAGTAGGTCATCACCGCCGGATCGCCCAGCAGTGCGGCCATCGCATCCAGATCGTCCTCGGTCATCTCCCGGAAGCACAGCCGGGCGGTAGCAGCAGGAAGCACGTCCCGACCGTACCGGCCCGAGGACCTGGCCTCCTCAGTGACCCGGTACCGGCCCCCGGGCGCAGCCATCTGCAGCGCTGTCTCCAACGGAGGTAACTTCCGGGATCGGAGAGAAGTCACAGATTGGCTCCGATCCCGGAAGGTACCTCCGATGCGCCAATGACGCGCGTCAAATACCCTAGGGGGGTATCCTTTGTGCCAGGACGGCGATGGAGGGAGTCACCCGGATGAATATCGGAACCGATCGGTCCCACGAGGCGCACCACGACGGTGCGGATCACGGCGATCACCAAGGCCACGGCGGCCACGCTGACCACCAGGACCACACCGGCCACGGGGGCCACGGCGACCACGTCGCCCAGTTCCGCCGGTTGTTCTGGATCATGCTCGTGCTCGCAGTCCCGACGGTGGCGCTGAGCCCGATGTTCGCCGAACTCCTCGGCTACACCCCACCCGCCGGTACCGCCTGGATCCCGGCGGTCCTGGGCACCGTCATCTTCTCCTGGGGCGGCTGGCCGTTCCTCACCGGTGCAGTCGACGAGCTCCGTGCCAGGGCGCCAGGGATGATGCTGCTGATCGGCACCGCGATCACCGTTGCGTTCGCCTCCTCGCTGGCCGCCACGGTGGGACTGCTCGCGCCTGACCTGGAGTTCTGGTGGGAGCTGGCGCTGCTGGTGGTGATCATGCTGCTCGGGCACTGGATCGAGATGGGTTCGCTGGCGCGCACCTCCTCGGCGCTGGACAGTCTCGCCCAGCTCCTTCCCGACGAAGCGGAACGGCTCGAGACCGACGGGAGCTCCGCCGTCGTGCCGGTCGCAGAACTGACCACCGACGACCTGGTGATCGTCCGCCCCGGTGGGCGCATCCCCGCCGACGGCGAGGTCACCGAAGGCCGCGCCCACGTGGACGAGGCGATGATCACCGGCGAGTCCACCCCAGTGGCGCGCCAGGCCGGGGACCAGGTAGTTGCCGGCACCGTAGCCACCGACTCTGCGCTGCGGGTCCGGATCACCGCAGTGGGGGAGAGCACTGCGCTGGCCGGGATCCAGCGGATGGTCACCGAGGCACAGTCCTCCACCACCAAGGTGCAGCGCCTCGCCGACCGCGCCGCCGGCTGGCTGTTCTACTTCGCCTTCGGAGCTGCTGTGCTCACCGCGATCGCCTGGCTGCTCCTGGGCAGCCCGGCCGACGCTCTCACCCGGGTGATCACGGTGCTGGTGATCGCCTGTCCGCATGCGCTCGGCCTGGCGATCCCGCTGGTGGTCTCCATCTCCACCGAACGTGCCGCCCGCGCGGGGGTCCTGGTCAAGGACCGGCTCGCGCTGGAGCGCGCCCGCACAGTGGACATGGTGCTCTTCGACAAGACCGGCACGCTCACCACCGGCTCACCCGTCCTCACCGGCATCACGACGGCGGAGGTCGGCTCGGGCGTGATCGGTTCCGTTGACGAGATGCTCGCCTGGGCCGCTGCCGCCGAGTCGGACAGTGAGCATCCGCTCGCGCGGGCGATCGTCGCCGCTGCGGCCGAGCGTGGGCTCGAGCTGCCCGGCGTGAGCAACTTCCAGGCGCTGACCGCCAGTGGTGTCACGGCTCAGATCGACGGGCGCGAGGTCCGGGTGGGCGGCCCGCACATGATCGGCGAGCTGGGCCTCGAGCCGCTGGCGGAGACCTCCGCCTGGGGTGAACGGGGGCGGACCGTGCTGCACGTGCTGGTCGAGGGACAGATCGTCGGTGCGCTCGCCCTGGCGGACGAGGTGCGGGCGGAGTCGCGGCAGGCAGTGGCTGAGTTGCACGAGCAAGGAGTGGGCGTGGCGATGGTCACCGGTGACGCCGAGCCGGTGGCCCGCGCGGTGGCTGCGGAGCTGGGCATCGACCAGGTCTTCGCCCAGGTCCGCCCGGAGAACAAGAGTGCCAAGGTCGCCGAGCTGCAGGAACAGGGCCGGACCGTGGCGATGGTCGGCGACGGGGTGAACGATGCCCCGGCGCTCGCTCAGGCGGATGTGGGCATTGCGATCGGCGCCGGCACCGATGTCGCGGCAGCCTCGGCGGGGGTGATCTTGGCCGGCGACGACCCGCGCAGCGTGCTCTCCGTGCTGCGCTTGTCCGCGGCGAGCTACCGTACGATGCAGCAGAACCTCTGGTGGGCCTCGGGCTACAACCTGGTGGCTGTGCCGCTGGCGGCCGGCGTGCTGGCCCCGGTCGGGTTCGTGCTGCCGATGGCGGTGGGTGCGCTGCTGATGAGCGCTTCGACCGTGGTGGTGGCGCTGAACGCGCTCCGGCTGCGCCGCCTGGATCTGCAGCCCGCCTGACTCCCGCCCGGCCCGCCGCCCTGCCCGCCGCCCGCCCGGCCCGCCGCCGGGGCGCGGTTGAATCCATGCACTCGCTACTTCGCCCGCCGATTCGACCACTCAGTGATCGGACCGACGGGCGAACTCTCGAAGCGCTGCGACCTAGAGGACGGCCTTGAGGAACTCCTTGGTGCGGTCGTGCGTCGGGTTGGAGAACATCACGTCCGGCTCGGCGTCCTCGATGATGTGTCCGCTGTCGAACATCAGCACACGGTGCGAGACGTCCTGAGCGAACTGCATCTCGTGGGTGACGATCAGCATGGTGATGTCGGTGGACTCCGCCAGGTCACGGAGCACGTTGAGCACATCGCCCACCAGCTCGGGGTCCAGGGCGGAGGTCACCTCGTCCAGCAGCAGGATCTCCGGGTCCATCGCCAACGCACGGGCGATGGCCACCCGCTGCTGCTGACCGCCGGAGAGCCGGGTCGGGTGCTGGTCGGCCTTGTCCTTCAGGCCCACCTGGTCGAGCAGTTCCAGGCCACGATTGCGGGCCTCTTCTTTGCTCTTCCCGAGGACGTGTACCGGCGCCTCGATGATGTTCTCGATCACGCTCATGTTCGGGAAGAGGTTGAACTGCTGGAACACCATCCCGATCCGACGGGTCAGCTTGGCGACATCCTTGGGCCGCCGTGCCACTCGCTTGCCGTTCGACTCGAGGTGGGTGAGCGGAACGCCATCGACCGAGATGTAGCCACCGGTGAGTGACTCCAGGGTCATCACCAGGCGCAGGATCGTCGTCTTCCCGGAACCCGAGGGCCCGATCAGGGTGACGCGCTGGCCGCGCTCGACCTGGAAGTTGAGGTCGTTGAGCACGGTCAGGTCGCCAAACTTCTTGACGACGTTGTCGAAGGTCAGTGCCGGAGCACCCGGCACCGGCTGCAGGGATTCGTCAGTAGGTGGCAAGACGGTTCTCCAGTTTCCGCATCAGGACGGCAGTGGGGTAGCTCGCCACCAGGAAGATGAGGCCGGCGAGAGTGATGGACTCGAAGTAGCTGAAGTTGTTCGCGCCGAGGTCCTGGGCCACGGTGACGAGCTCCGGTACCGAGATCATGATCAGGAACGGGGTGTCCTTGAACATCGCGATCGCCCAGTTGCCGAGCGAGGGCACAGTGGCCCGCAGCGCCTGCGGGATGATGACTGCCTGCCAGGTCCGAGTCTTCGACATCGACAACGCCGTGGCAGCCTCCCACTGACCGGGACGAATCGACTCGATCCCGGCCCGGTAGGACTCGGCCATGTAGGTGGAGTAGTGGATTCCGAAGACCACGATCCCGATCGACAGGGTGGAGACGTCGGTAGCGATCAAGAAGGAGTACACCGCCGCCAGCTGCAGCGGGATCGGGGTCATCCGAATGATGTCGAGGATCCGGAAGACGACGGCCGAGACCGGCCGAGGTCCCTCCCGGAGGAGGATCGCCCAGACGATCCCGAGCACGGCGGCGGCCACCGAAGACACCACGGTGACCAGCAAGGTGATCTTGACGAACGCCTCAAGCAGGTCCGGCAGCATCTCGAGGGCTAGGCCCATGTCCCATGACATATCAGTTCACCCCCGCCAGTGCCGCTGCCCGTTTCGCTTGCTTGCCGCTCGGCGGCTTCAGGCCCAGCTTGCGCTGCGCGTGCCGCTCGAGGATCCGCATCCCGCTGGAGAGCAACTGGTTCAGTGCGTAGTAGAGGGCGAAGGCGATTCCGAAGGCGAGCAGCTTGCCGATGGTCCGGCGCAGATCGTCGGCCACGAACGTGATGTCGTGCAGGAAGATGAAGCTCGCCAGTGCGGTGCCCTTGACCAGCATCACCAGCAGGTTGTTCAGACCGGGGAGCATCAGTGCCCAGCCTTGCGGCCAGATGATCCGAACCATTCGGTGCACCGGGTTCATCGAGAGTGCGACCGTGGCCTCCCACTGCGCCTTCGGAACAGCGGCCAGCGAGCCGCGGACCACCTCAGCGCCGTAGGCACCGTAGTTGAGGCCCAGGGCGAGGATCCCGGCTGGGATGGGTTCGAGGTCGAGCCCGAGCTGTGGGAAGACGAAGAAGAAGAAGAAGAGCTGCACCACCAGCGAGGTGCCGCGGAAGAACTCCACGACGACGCGTCCTGGAGCCCGTAGCCAGAGGTGCTCACTGAGGGTGAGCAGACCTAGGACTACGGAGATCACAAAAGCCAGGACGGCGCCGCCCAGGCCGAGCTGGAGAGTAATCACCAGCCCGTCCAAGAAGCGCGGCGCCGCCAGGCTCAGTTGGTCGAGGAGACCGTCCACGGTAGAGCTACTCAGCCTTCGACTTCGGGGAGGTCCCCGTTGCAGAGCATCTCGGTGGTGACGTCCTCCGGCGGGAACTCAGCGTCGGTGAAGCCGAACTCGCCAGCGATGCCCACGAAGTCTTCGGCACTGCCGACTACGCTGTGGTACGCCTCGTTGTACGCGTCCCGGAGTTCCTCGTCGCCCTGCGCGAACACGGTGGCACCGGCACCGACCTGCTCCACGCCGTTCACCACGGCGACGAACGGATCGGTCACCTCGACCGGAGCATCGGCATTGCGCTCGGCCAGGGCCCGCAGCGAGATACCGGTGAGTGCGAATGCGTCGGCGCGCCCGGCGACCACGGCCTCCAGGCCGTCCTCAGGGGCGTCCACCGTCATCAGGTCGATACCGGTGTCCTCGGCGTAGCCCTGCTCGATGGCCGCGGTCATCGCTGCCACCGTGAGGTCAGTGCCCTCCATGTCCTGCATGGTCTGCAGGCCTTCGGGGTTGCCCTCCGGCACCATCAGCGCCGTGGTGTAGCTGATCTCCGGGTCGCTGAAGAGTGCGTTCGCACAGCGGTCCGGAAGAATCGACATACCGGCGGACACGGCATCGAAGCGGCCGGCGTTCAAGCCCGGGATGAGTGAGTTCCAGTCCACGACGGTGGCCTCGACGGTATCGATGCCCATCTCGGCGAACACTGCTTCGTGCAGGGCGATCGTGGCCCCCGTGGGCTCACCGGAGTCATCGAGGAAGCTGTAGGGCTCCTCGCCGGCGATACCGACGGTGATGGTGCCGGAGTCCTGAAGCTCGGCGAGGTGGCCGTCGCCAGCCTCACTCTCGCCGCCGCCGTCGCCGTCGCCACAGGCGGCTAGCCCGAGAGCGAGGGCACCCGCGGTCGCCGTCACTGCGACCGTACGTCGCATCCTATTTGCCATCATGGTCCCTTCGGTTGGACGAGGGCGTCGCCTGGTGGTCCTCCCCAGTGGAGAGGTCCACTCCAAAGTATCGAAAGGACCGCGCAATTGGGCAGGATTCATCCGACGGGCTACGCCGACAGGTCGTGATGCCTGGTAACGCTAGGGAACCTCACCCTCAGCCTCAACCGGAACATTCGTCGGCGCGCCGCGGTTTCCTGCTCTGATCCGCATGCTCTCGGCGTAGTGACATCTGGCGGGATCCTGCCAATTTCGGGACCTTGAGCCAAAGGCGGAGCGCAGGCAGAATCGGCCTTCGGCATCGTTACGGTGTTGAAACAATCTCCACAACTCCGAAGGTATTGACGGGGACTTCATTGACTATCACTTGACCGAGGGTGGGTGAGGGTCCGAGCGTGAGCACCTCCTGCCGCCTGATCCCTCGCCGCTCTCGTCGCTCGTCGGTGCTGGACCGCTGGCCCGCGATCGACCGGATCGTGGCAGCATGGAGCGATGGGAGACTCGCTCTGGCTGACCGGTGATGACGCTGCCGACCGCTTGCTCGCATCCGACCCGCTCGCGCTACTGATCGGGATGTTGCTCGACCAGCAGGTCGCTATGGAGACCGCGTTCGCCGGGCCGGCCAAGATCGCCGACCGGATGGGGGAGCTCAGCGCAGAAGGGATCGCCGTGGCGGACCCGGACGAGTTCGCCACGCTCTGTGCCACTCCGCCCGCTGTGCACCGGTTTCCGGGGTCGATGGCGGGGCGGATCCAGACGCTCTGTCAGGTGCTGGTCAGTGAGTACGACGGCGATGCGGCGGCTGTGTGGACCCGCGACGAGCCTACCGGCGCGGAGATCCTCCGCCGGCTCAAGGCACTCCCTGGCTTCGGGGACCAGAAGGCGAAGATCTTTCTCGCGCTGCTGGGCAAGCAGCGTGGCGTGCGGGCGCCCGGCTGGCGTGAGGAGGCGGGCGCGTACGGCGACGAGGGTGCTCGTCGCTCGATCGCTGACGTCCGTGACGCCGAGTCGCTGGTGGAGGTCCGCGCCACGAAGAAGGCGGCGAAAGCGGCGGCGAAGGCTGCTAAATCGCGCTGACCACCAGGCGGCGGGCAGGTGGCCAAGCGGCGGGCAGGCGGCCAGGTGAGAGGGTCGCTCGGCCGCCAGGAGGGCGTTCGTTACCGGGCCCGGTGAGGCGATACCCGCGAGCACTACTCACTGCAGGAAGTAACGACTGATTCGATTCAACCCGATGGTCGATTCAGTCCCGTGGTCGATTCAACTCGGTCGTGGGGCGGCGTGGACGGGATTGTCGCGGGAATCACACCGAATGTTCACGAAACGATTCGACCGTGGTCACATGGACCGAGCACAATAGGACCTGGGTCGCTTTGCGCCCCCATTATCCTGCCCGCGCGCCGGTCCCGTCTCATCCGGCCGCCTCGGCCCGCCCCGCCTGCTCCCCGGAATGCTGCCCTGTGACTACTGACGCCTCCGTTCGCCCCGCTATGTCCGCCGTCGACGGCGCCCCGCACCGTGCCCCGGTGGAGGAGACCTCCGCTGTGGTCGCCGCTGCGGGCGTTACTGACGCCCCCGTCGCCACTGACGCCCCCGTCGCCACGGCCCCCACCCCTGACGCTCCAGCCACTGCGACACCGGCACCCCCGGCGCGCCGGCGATCCTCCACGGTCAAGCTCGTCCTCCTCCTCGGCGCGATGGCCGCCCTCGGGGCATTGACCACGGACATGTATCTCCCCTCGCTCCCGGAGGTGGTCGTCGACCTCGCCGCCGGTGAGGCCTCGGTGCAGTTCACCATCACCGCCACGCTGATCGGTGGTGCACTCGGCCAGTTGCTGATCGGCCCGCTCTCCGACCGGTTCGGACGCCGGGCGCCGGTACTGGTCGGGGTGAGCGTGCACATCGTCGCCTCCCTGCTGTGCCTGTTCGCCCCGTCAGTGGCGCCGCTGATCGCGCTGCGGATCATCCAGGGGATGGGTAACGCGGCAGCGGCCGTCGTGGCCGTCGCGGTGATCCGGGACCGGCTGATCGGTGCGGAGGCATCCGCGATGCTCTCCCGGTTGATGCTGGTGATCGGTGTCGCTCCCTTGCTCGCCCCGACGATCGGCGGGCTGATCGCCTCGGTATGGGACTGGCGGGCGGTCTTCGTCGCCCTCGCGCTCTACGGGGTGGTGCTGGCGGTGATCGTGTGGAAGTTCTTGCCCGAGTCACTGCCGGCGGAGAAGCGGATCCGGTCCAACCGGGCAGTGGTCGGCTCCTACCGGGTGCTGCTGAAGGACCCGCAGTTCCTCGCCCTGGCGCTGCTGCCCGGTCTGGCGATGGCCGCGCTGTTCGCGTACGTCTCCGGCTCCCCGTTCGTGATCCGGGACGGCTACGGGCTGACCGAGCAGCAGTTCGCCATCCTGTTCGCGGTCAACGGCCTCGGCCTGGTGCTCGGTGCCCAGGTGAACGCAGCCCTAGTGCGCAAGTTCGCCCCGGTACGGATCATGCGCCTGGCGCTGCCCGCCTCAGTGCTGACCTCGATCGTCCTGCTGGTGATGGCGGCGACCGGTGCAGGCGGCCTGATCGGACTGTGCATCCCGCTCTGGCTGATGCTGGCGATCAACTCGCTGATCCCGCCAAACGCCTCCGCGCTGGCGCTGACCCGGCACGGGGAGCGCGCCGGTGCCGCGGCAGCGCTGATCGGCTGCTCCCAGTCCGGTGTCGCCGGGCTGGTGGCCCCGCTGGTCGGTCTGGTCGGCGCGAATGCTCTCGGCATGTCCGTGGTGATCGTCGGGGCGATGGTGGCCGCGCTCGCGGTGCTCGCCCTGGGCACTCCCGCCTACCGTCGCGGCGGCTGGGTGATCTGAGCCGCCCGGCCCAGCCGATCACCTGCCCCCTGGCCGCTCCGGTTCTCCGGAATGGCCAGGGGGTAGTCGTTTCTGCCCAGCAGAACAACGACGGCGCCGCTCACCTGGGCAGGTGAGCGGCGCCGTCGTACCGGGCACAGTAGGCCGAACCAGGCCGGCTCAGAACTGGCCGGCTCAGAACTGGCCGGCTCAGACCAGGCCGGCTCAGAACAGGCCGGCTCAGACCAGGCCGGCGGAGAGCAGGCCGGCTCAGACCAGGTCGCGGCCTTCCTTGCGGGCGGTGCGCCACTCGGAGAAGAACGCCTTGCAGATGACGAACAGCACTCCGGCCACCAGCACCGGCCAGATCAGCACGTACGCGGTGAGCAGCACGGTGGAGAGGGACATATCGGGCTCCTTTGTTGGCAGGGAAGTGGGTCAGCGGCCGGGGACCGCAGTCGCGTCGGAGGGCTCGTCCCCGTCGCGCAGCTCCGCGCTCGGATCGAAGTCGCCCACGCGCTGGGCGATCACGGCGAAGTCGAACCGGCTCGTGCTTCGCCAGGACAGTGCCACGCACACCAGCGTGGACACCGAGTAGGCGACCAGGGACGCGCTCAACGTGGCGTAGTCGTGCAGCGTGCCCAGTGCCCATGGTGCAGCGGCCAGCACGCCCAGTACCGCGACGATCTTGCCCACCTTGGCGCCGAAGAAGCCGAAGGCCATCAGCCCGAGCACCACGCCCACGCCGAGCACGGCCAGCACGTCCACGACGATCCCGACCGCACCGGCCATCGGGATCAGCTCGAAGCGCACCGGCAGGAAGCAGGCGATCGCGGCGATCACGGAGATCGTGAAGGCCTTGTTGGTGACCTTGTCCCAGTAGAAGCTCGCGATCACCGGGAACACCAGGGCACCCCACAGAGCGCCGACGAATACGAGCAGGTCCAGGATGTTCAGCTGCAGGCTGGCGAACGCCACGGCCGCGGCGGTGGCCACGATCATCGTCAGGCGTCCCACCAGCAACATCACCTTCGGGTCGGCCTTGTCCTTACCGGCCACGTTCTGCCCGTAGACGTCGGTCATCACGATCGAGGACAGCGCCGCCAGGTCCGAGTCCGCCGTGGAGGACAACGCCCCGATGATCATCACGAAGAACAGCACCAGCAGCACCGGTGGCAGGTACTGCGCCGCCATCTGCGGGATGATGTTGTTCAGGTCGCCGCCGGTGGGCTCAACACCCAGGTAGAGCGCGAGCACGCCGAGCATGCCGACGCCGATCACCATGGCGCCGTAGCCCACGGTCGCGGTGACGAAGGTCCGCTTGATCAGGTCCTCGCGGACGGCGAACAGCCGCTGGGCAATGGTCTGGTTGCCGATCGCATAGGCGAGCACGGCGGCGATATAGGGCGCTCCCTGGTGCAGGAACGCCTCGCTGGAGAAGAAGTTGCCTTGCTCGGCGGTGAGGTTGGCCCCGCCGGTCTCGAACGCCGTCGGGAAGTCGGCGGCGAAGAAGATGAACGGCACGATCACCGCTACGGCGCCGAGCATCGCGACCACCTGGACGAAGTCGGTGAGCACCGAGGCCCGAAAGCCCGACCACAGCGTGTAGAGCAGCACCCCGCCGGCAACCACGAATACGCCCTGGAGGAAGGTGAACGGGGAGAGTAGGGCGACCAGCGCACCACCGGCGATGAAGTTGGACATCAGGCTGATCACCGAGCCCACTACGTTCGATCCGGCCAGCATCAGCTGGCTGGACCGGCCGTGCCGGGCGAACATCACTTCGGCGAGCGTGTGTGCTCGTGGTGCCACCGCGCGGATGCGCTTGCCGAACGGGTAGATGAACAGGATCATCAGCGCGCCCCACAGCCCGTAGTGGATCGGGCCGGAGATGCCGTAGGTGTAGCCGGAGGTGGCCGAGGCGTACATCGACGAGGCCCAGATCCAGGTCGCCGTCATGCTCGCCGCCGAGACCCCGAAGCCGATCTTGTTGCCGGCGGTCATGTAGCCGTCGGCATTCTCCTGCTTCTTCCCGATCCGGGTGGAGATGAGGAACGTCCCGCCGTAGAACAACAGCAAGATGAGAACGACCGTGACCGCGCCGAGCGCGGTCGTAGACGGGTGAGCCACGAACACTTTCCTTTTGTCGGGGGATTCTTCTCTCGCGAGGGCGCCTGGACAGCACGAAAGCGGGTGCGGCGTGGTCCGGGCGCTGCGGACGCGCCGGCCTCGACCGCTGCCGAACCGGGGCGCTCACGGGGTGCTCTGGGTGTGCAGGCCTCTTGGCACTCACCTGATGCGAACTTGGTCAGTGGCTGTCCCACTCTTGACCAGAAAGCGGCGAATCCTTGGGATTCGCCTGCGGTCCGTTGATGACGCGCCTAGGGGCAGGCGGCTGCAGCCCATGGCAGTTCCGAACCATGACACGCGTTCGGTGTCCATTCAACTTTGCCTCCCTGCCCGCAGTGCGGTACGTACGCCCGCGTGCGCCGGCGCCGATGTTGGCGCGAGCGGTGGGAAAGGGGCACAGTGGAGGGATGAGCGCCACCACCACCTCGACCCCGATGTCGGAGGTTCTGCACCTGCAGCGATCCGCCTTCCACCGCGACGGACCCCCGTCGGCCGGCGTCCGGCGGGACCGCATCGACAGGTTCACCAGCGCCGTCGTCGCCCGCACCGACGAGCTGGTGGAGGCGATCTCCACCGACTTCGGCCACCGGTCCCCGGTCACGACCCTGGTCACCGACCTGGCCACGTTCGCGATCGAGGCGGAGCATGCTCGCGCCCGAGTGGCCGCCTGGATGCGCCCCTATCGCCCCTGGGGTCGAGTCGGATCGCTGGCGGCTCGAGCCGGCGGTCTGGACGCCGCCGTGCACCCCTCACCACTCGGTGTGGTGGGGGTGATGGGCATCTGGAACTTCCCGCTGAATCTCACCGCGATCCCGGCGGTGTCCGCGCTCGCAGCCGGCAACCGAGTGATGATCAAGATGCCCGAGCACCTGCCGCTCACCTCGGAGGTGTTCGCCAACGCCGTGCACGACGCATTCGACGTCGAGGAGATGGCCGTGTTGACCGGGGACGTGAGCGTCTCCCGCGAATTCGCCTCGTTGAACCTGGACCACCTGTTCTTCACCGGGTCCGCTCGGACCGGCTCGGCGGTGATGGCCGCGGCGGCGAAGCGCCTCACCCCGGTCACCCTCGAGCTCGGCGGGAAGAACCCGGTGGTGGTCTCGCCGGTCGCCGCCGAGAAGCGCTCGGTGCTGCGCCGCGCGGCCGAACGGGTGGCGCAGGCGCGGGTGGTGAACTCCGGGCAGGTGTGCATCTCCCCGGACGTGGTGCACGTACCCAGCTCGGCCACCCGGGCGTTCGTCCAGGACGTGTTCGCGACCTGGGGCGAGGTGATGCCGGAGATGTTCGCTGC is a genomic window of Ruania zhangjianzhongii containing:
- the ehuA gene encoding ectoine/hydroxyectoine ABC transporter ATP-binding protein EhuA; this translates as MPPTDESLQPVPGAPALTFDNVVKKFGDLTVLNDLNFQVERGQRVTLIGPSGSGKTTILRLVMTLESLTGGYISVDGVPLTHLESNGKRVARRPKDVAKLTRRIGMVFQQFNLFPNMSVIENIIEAPVHVLGKSKEEARNRGLELLDQVGLKDKADQHPTRLSGGQQQRVAIARALAMDPEILLLDEVTSALDPELVGDVLNVLRDLAESTDITMLIVTHEMQFAQDVSHRVLMFDSGHIIEDAEPDVMFSNPTHDRTKEFLKAVL
- a CDS encoding HhH-GPD-type base excision DNA repair protein, whose protein sequence is MGDSLWLTGDDAADRLLASDPLALLIGMLLDQQVAMETAFAGPAKIADRMGELSAEGIAVADPDEFATLCATPPAVHRFPGSMAGRIQTLCQVLVSEYDGDAAAVWTRDEPTGAEILRRLKALPGFGDQKAKIFLALLGKQRGVRAPGWREEAGAYGDEGARRSIADVRDAESLVEVRATKKAAKAAAKAAKSR
- a CDS encoding amino acid ABC transporter permease, with product MSWDMGLALEMLPDLLEAFVKITLLVTVVSSVAAAVLGIVWAILLREGPRPVSAVVFRILDIIRMTPIPLQLAAVYSFLIATDVSTLSIGIVVFGIHYSTYMAESYRAGIESIRPGQWEAATALSMSKTRTWQAVIIPQALRATVPSLGNWAIAMFKDTPFLIMISVPELVTVAQDLGANNFSYFESITLAGLIFLVASYPTAVLMRKLENRLATY
- a CDS encoding multidrug effflux MFS transporter, producing the protein MTTDASVRPAMSAVDGAPHRAPVEETSAVVAAAGVTDAPVATDAPVATAPTPDAPATATPAPPARRRSSTVKLVLLLGAMAALGALTTDMYLPSLPEVVVDLAAGEASVQFTITATLIGGALGQLLIGPLSDRFGRRAPVLVGVSVHIVASLLCLFAPSVAPLIALRIIQGMGNAAAAVVAVAVIRDRLIGAEASAMLSRLMLVIGVAPLLAPTIGGLIASVWDWRAVFVALALYGVVLAVIVWKFLPESLPAEKRIRSNRAVVGSYRVLLKDPQFLALALLPGLAMAALFAYVSGSPFVIRDGYGLTEQQFAILFAVNGLGLVLGAQVNAALVRKFAPVRIMRLALPASVLTSIVLLVMAATGAGGLIGLCIPLWLMLAINSLIPPNASALALTRHGERAGAAAALIGCSQSGVAGLVAPLVGLVGANALGMSVVIVGAMVAALAVLALGTPAYRRGGWVI
- a CDS encoding heavy metal translocating P-type ATPase translates to MNIGTDRSHEAHHDGADHGDHQGHGGHADHQDHTGHGGHGDHVAQFRRLFWIMLVLAVPTVALSPMFAELLGYTPPAGTAWIPAVLGTVIFSWGGWPFLTGAVDELRARAPGMMLLIGTAITVAFASSLAATVGLLAPDLEFWWELALLVVIMLLGHWIEMGSLARTSSALDSLAQLLPDEAERLETDGSSAVVPVAELTTDDLVIVRPGGRIPADGEVTEGRAHVDEAMITGESTPVARQAGDQVVAGTVATDSALRVRITAVGESTALAGIQRMVTEAQSSTTKVQRLADRAAGWLFYFAFGAAVLTAIAWLLLGSPADALTRVITVLVIACPHALGLAIPLVVSISTERAARAGVLVKDRLALERARTVDMVLFDKTGTLTTGSPVLTGITTAEVGSGVIGSVDEMLAWAAAAESDSEHPLARAIVAAAAERGLELPGVSNFQALTASGVTAQIDGREVRVGGPHMIGELGLEPLAETSAWGERGRTVLHVLVEGQIVGALALADEVRAESRQAVAELHEQGVGVAMVTGDAEPVARAVAAELGIDQVFAQVRPENKSAKVAELQEQGRTVAMVGDGVNDAPALAQADVGIAIGAGTDVAAASAGVILAGDDPRSVLSVLRLSAASYRTMQQNLWWASGYNLVAVPLAAGVLAPVGFVLPMAVGALLMSASTVVVALNALRLRRLDLQPA
- a CDS encoding putative transporter small subunit, which gives rise to MSLSTVLLTAYVLIWPVLVAGVLFVICKAFFSEWRTARKEGRDLV
- a CDS encoding transporter substrate-binding domain-containing protein; the encoded protein is MRRTVAVTATAGALALGLAACGDGDGGGESEAGDGHLAELQDSGTITVGIAGEEPYSFLDDSGEPTGATIALHEAVFAEMGIDTVEATVVDWNSLIPGLNAGRFDAVSAGMSILPDRCANALFSDPEISYTTALMVPEGNPEGLQTMQDMEGTDLTVAAMTAAIEQGYAEDTGIDLMTVDAPEDGLEAVVAGRADAFALTGISLRALAERNADAPVEVTDPFVAVVNGVEQVGAGATVFAQGDEELRDAYNEAYHSVVGSAEDFVGIAGEFGFTDAEFPPEDVTTEMLCNGDLPEVEG
- a CDS encoding amino acid ABC transporter permease produces the protein MDGLLDQLSLAAPRFLDGLVITLQLGLGGAVLAFVISVVLGLLTLSEHLWLRAPGRVVVEFFRGTSLVVQLFFFFFVFPQLGLDLEPIPAGILALGLNYGAYGAEVVRGSLAAVPKAQWEATVALSMNPVHRMVRIIWPQGWALMLPGLNNLLVMLVKGTALASFIFLHDITFVADDLRRTIGKLLAFGIAFALYYALNQLLSSGMRILERHAQRKLGLKPPSGKQAKRAAALAGVN
- a CDS encoding sodium:solute symporter family protein, which codes for MAHPSTTALGAVTVVLILLLFYGGTFLISTRIGKKQENADGYMTAGNKIGFGVSAASMTATWIWASSMYASATSGYTYGISGPIHYGLWGALMILFIYPFGKRIRAVAPRAHTLAEVMFARHGRSSQLMLAGSNVVGSVISLMSNFIAGGALVALLSPFTFLQGVFVVAGGVLLYTLWSGFRASVLTDFVQVVAMLGAVAVIVPFIFFAADFPTAFETGGANLTAEQGNFFSSEAFLHQGAPYIAAVLAYAIGNQTIAQRLFAVREDLIKRTFVTATVGYGAMVIGVGMLGVLALYLGVEPTGGDLNNIIPQMAAQYLPPVLLVLFFVMIIGALSSTADSDLAALSSIVMTDVYGQNVAGKDKADPKVMLLVGRLTMIVATAAAVAFASLQLNILDLLVFVGALWGALVFPVIASFYWDKVTNKAFTISVIAAIACFLPVRFELIPMAGAVGIVVDVLAVLGVGVVLGLMAFGFFGAKVGKIVAVLGVLAAAPWALGTLHDYATLSASLVAYSVSTLVCVALSWRSTSRFDFAVIAQRVGDFDPSAELRDGDEPSDATAVPGR